Proteins co-encoded in one Papaver somniferum cultivar HN1 chromosome 5, ASM357369v1, whole genome shotgun sequence genomic window:
- the LOC113283668 gene encoding uncharacterized protein LOC113283668: MSTLGLTNGKNGKEDFSFNNKDYPIGDPSVHLASVLGVLVGRNIALKHRDWRLVPREAKDNIRAVVQQRFVVDEFYKDYYVGKMGCYLKEARSRKAGKILSLDDLEKEEREKKLAALKPDNSTVDEWEEFVKHVCSEEFITKRFRMQQIRKKYTTPHTISRLGWARLEAKMQKERKTQEEIDRVEVWTMGHKQKEGKEPNPGVVEALEKIQRAAEEHGADVGSYVTNDLLAKALGDDKPGRTRDLHC; this comes from the exons ATGAGTACACTAGGGCTAACAAATGGTAAGAATGGAAAGGAAGATTTTAGCTTTAACAATAAGGATTATCCCATTGGTGATCCTTCGGTCCATCTTGCAAGTGTGTTGGGAGTTCTGGTTGGGAGAAACATCGCACTAAAGCACAGGGATTGGAGACTTGTCCCTAGAGAAGCCAAAGATAACATACGGGCGGTTGTCCAG CAAAGGTTTGTTGTCGATGAGTTTTACAAAGATTACTATGTTGGGAAGATGGGGTGTTATCTTAAAGAGGCTAGGTCAAGGAAAGCCGGGAAGATACTCTCCTTAGATGATctagagaaagaagaaagagagaagaagctGGCAGCACTGAAACCAGATAATAGCACTGTCGATGAGTGGGAAGAGTTCGTGAAACATGTTTGCTCGGAGGAATTCATA ACAAAAAGATTCCGGATGCAACAAATCAGGAAGAAATACACCACTCCACACACTATCAGTAGACTAGGTTGGGCAAGACTCGAGGCTAAGATG CAAAAGGAACGGAAAACACAAGAAGAGATTGATAGAGTCGAAGTTTGGACAATGGGTCACAAACAGAAGGAAGGAAAGGAACCTAATCCGGGTGTTGTAGAGGCTTTG GAAAAGATTCAAAGAGCAGCAGAAGAGCATGGTGCTGATGTTGGATCATATGTGACAAATGATCTTCTTGCCAAAGCTCTTGGTGACGATAAACCAGGGAGAACGAGAGACTTGCATTGTTAG